The Falco peregrinus isolate bFalPer1 chromosome 1, bFalPer1.pri, whole genome shotgun sequence genome has a window encoding:
- the KAZALD1 gene encoding kazal-type serine protease inhibitor domain-containing protein 1: MSEAKTLSSSCLVLSLLSLHWAVLQLGQAFPSTSDYLQRGWQRLLEEGEGCAECQPEDCPAPRGCLAGTVRDACDCCWECANLEGQICDLDNTNHFYGKCGEHLECRLDTGDLRHGEVPEPQCACLSHLALCGSDGKTYAQICRFLEVARAHPDANLTVAHEGPCESEPQITSPPYDTWNITGQDVIFGCEVFAYPMASIEWRKDGMEMLLPGDDPHISVQFRGGPQKYEVTGWLQIQGVRVTDEGTYRCFARNRVGEVVALASLTVFTPDQLNLTGFSLPKPRTTPEDYEESEEDYY, translated from the exons ATGTCTGAAGCCAAGACCCTGAGCTCCTCTTGCCTCGTGCTTTCCTTGCTCTCCTTGCACTgggctgtgctccagctgggCCAGGCTTTTCCCAGCACCTCCGACTACCTCCAGCGGGGCTGGCAGCGGCTGCTGGAAGAAGGGGAGGGCTGCGCTGAGTGCCAGCCAGAGGACTGCCCAGCACCACGTGGGTGTCTTGCTGGCACAGTGCGTGACGCCTGTGATTGCTGCTGGGAGTGTGCCAACCTGGAGGGACAGATCTGTGACCTGGACAACACCAACCACTTCTATGGCAAGTGTGGGGAACACCTGGAGTGCCGGCTGGACACCGGGGACCTGCGGCACGGAGAGGTGCCAGAGCCCCAGTGTGCCTGCCTCTCCCACCTGGCCCTCTGTGGCTCCGATGGTAAAACCTACGCCCAGATCTGCAGGTTCCTGGAGGTTGCCCGTGCCCACCCTGATGCCAATCTCACCGTGGCCCATGAGGGTCCCTGCGAGTCAG AGCCCCAGATTACCTCTCCTCCCTATGACACATGGAACATCACTGGGCAGGACGTCATCTTTGGCTGTGAGGTCTTTGCCTACCCCATGGCATCCATCGAGTGGAGGAAGGATGGcatggagatgctgctgcctggagaTGACCCCCACATCTCTGTTCAG TTCAGAGGTGGTCCCCAGAAATACGAAGTGACGGGCTGGCTCCAGATCCAGGGTGTGCGGGTGACAGACGAAGGCACCTACCGGTGTTTTGCCAGGAACAGGGTCGGGGAGGTGGTGGCATTAGCCAGCCTGACAGTCTTCACGCCAG ACCAGCTCAACCTGACAGGCTTTTCCCTGCCGAAGCCCCGCACGACGCCTGAGGACTACGAGGAAAGCGAGGAGGACTATTACTAG